In Cryptomeria japonica chromosome 10, Sugi_1.0, whole genome shotgun sequence, a genomic segment contains:
- the LOC131063364 gene encoding uncharacterized protein LOC131063364 yields the protein MYEREAVVPAEFMVPSLRIAVENRLGDMESLRERLYALSKLDEKRMMAQWATEAAQQRRKVWHNKHLRRMKFTPWQLVLKFNGRNEIKPRKFKVRWLGPFKVCEVNANRAIKLWTLDGKEIPDVVNGSKLKQYHEQRRTTDLEPSSRNND from the coding sequence atgtacgaGCGGGAAGCTGTGGTGCCagcggaattcatggtgccaagccttcgcattgcagTGGAAAACAGGCTCggggatatggagagcctgagggagagaTTGTATGCCTTAAGCAAGCTGGACGAAAaaagaatgatggcacaatgggccacagaggcAGCCCAGCAAAGACGAAAGGTTTGGCACAACAAGCATCTTCGACGAATGAAGTTTACTCCGTGGCAATTAGTGTTAAAATTCAATGGGAGGAACGAAATCAAACCCAGAAAATTTAAAGTACGATGGCTAGGCCCCTTCAAGGTATGCGAGGTCAATGCCAATAGGGCGATTAAGTTATGGACGCTcgacgggaaggagataccagatGTTGTCAATGGGTCAAAATTAAAACAGTACCACGAACAGAGACGGACGACCGATCTCGAACCCTCCAGcagaaataatgattaa